One segment of Radiobacillus kanasensis DNA contains the following:
- a CDS encoding DUF2812 domain-containing protein — protein sequence MTKKAFKTFWAWQDDAEEKWLRKMSREGWGLKHYNWFIYTFEQIQPTDYVYKLDYKGNYADDLETYISLFEDSGWDHVDQFQNWHYFRTVATSTIETPDIYSDTESKVKKYEDLSNVILTVLLSIVTIFFIIVLPADFSFMKVLQIIYFVLIGLNLFTYVSLRRKVNRLKQEKL from the coding sequence ATGACTAAAAAAGCATTTAAAACATTTTGGGCATGGCAGGACGACGCGGAAGAAAAGTGGCTAAGAAAGATGTCCAGGGAAGGATGGGGACTTAAGCATTACAACTGGTTCATTTATACATTTGAACAAATCCAACCTACTGATTATGTCTATAAGCTAGATTACAAGGGAAATTATGCAGATGATCTGGAAACGTATATTTCCTTATTTGAGGATAGTGGCTGGGATCATGTTGATCAGTTCCAAAATTGGCATTACTTCCGTACGGTCGCAACCTCTACAATAGAAACACCAGACATTTATTCGGACACTGAATCGAAGGTTAAAAAATATGAAGATCTCTCTAACGTCATCTTAACGGTTTTATTATCTATCGTCACTATCTTCTTTATCATCGTTCTCCCAGCAGATTTTTCATTTATGAAAGTTTTGCAAATCATTTATTTTGTATTAATTGGGCTAAACCTCTTTACTTATGTAAGCCTTAGGAGAAAGGTCAATCGGTTGAAACAGGAAAAATTATAG
- a CDS encoding PadR family transcriptional regulator yields MVKSKNAESFLPLTHTTYYILLALIDPLHGYGIMQKVEEMSAGAVKLGPGTLYGALSKLEKQVIIVKIEELDMERKKCYQLTDLGKEIVQLEHKRLIELVSASEKYVKKIGGKGND; encoded by the coding sequence ATGGTGAAATCTAAAAATGCGGAAAGCTTTTTACCCTTAACACATACTACCTACTATATACTGCTTGCTCTAATTGATCCCTTACATGGGTATGGCATCATGCAAAAAGTAGAAGAAATGAGTGCTGGGGCCGTTAAGCTCGGACCAGGAACACTTTATGGAGCTTTATCCAAACTAGAAAAACAAGTGATTATTGTAAAAATTGAGGAATTAGATATGGAAAGAAAAAAATGCTATCAGCTCACAGATTTAGGGAAAGAAATCGTCCAACTTGAACATAAGCGATTAATCGAATTAGTATCTGCCAGTGAAAAGTATGTGAAAAAAATAGGAGGAAAAGGGAATGACTAA
- a CDS encoding YjfB family protein, protein MDVAALSVAMSQASLGQSVGIALAKKVMETSEQNNNQLLQMMSAPAHPSLGNSIDIKA, encoded by the coding sequence TTGGACGTAGCTGCATTATCCGTGGCCATGAGTCAGGCTTCTCTTGGTCAAAGCGTAGGTATCGCTCTAGCGAAAAAAGTCATGGAAACTTCCGAACAAAACAACAATCAATTACTCCAAATGATGAGTGCCCCCGCACATCCGAGTTTGGGGAATTCGATTGATATTAAGGCATGA
- a CDS encoding STAS domain-containing protein, with protein sequence MGLDKQIEVGGLDFSWDLEKGLFNFEGQEAVLFWISSAMKAFFDTMEEISGEEASHLVLETTGFRQGLVVGEYFEKMKDVSAEDAAKLITDTYASAGWGRFIIEHLDREGHTLTVHLKDSWEHKINVAQEKTKGGSFLAGHFAGIFSGLFGVNIWYEIEHFQLDGHEATKINYFPSEVTIEENIHKLSRKKELDHIMRLEGEVENKTRELRDLVKRISSPIIPVLEGIAVVPLIGKYDEERSEELVTKTLENLPTYRSSYLILDLTGLDQDTGDLTASLIGKLGVAASLIGTETILVGISPHLSQVIAKLEHNFSEFNCFQTLQHGIHFALAQMGRKII encoded by the coding sequence ATGGGTTTAGACAAACAGATTGAAGTAGGGGGCCTTGATTTTAGTTGGGATCTAGAGAAAGGATTATTTAATTTCGAAGGACAGGAAGCCGTTCTATTTTGGATTTCAAGTGCTATGAAGGCTTTTTTTGATACGATGGAAGAGATTTCTGGAGAAGAGGCTTCGCATCTTGTTTTGGAAACGACCGGATTTCGACAAGGCTTAGTGGTAGGAGAATATTTTGAAAAGATGAAAGATGTAAGTGCAGAAGACGCAGCGAAATTAATTACGGACACATATGCTTCTGCAGGATGGGGAAGATTTATTATCGAACATTTAGATCGAGAAGGCCACACATTGACGGTTCACTTAAAAGATAGCTGGGAACACAAAATCAATGTTGCTCAAGAGAAAACAAAAGGAGGAAGTTTTTTAGCTGGCCATTTCGCAGGCATTTTCTCTGGCCTTTTTGGGGTCAATATTTGGTATGAGATTGAGCATTTCCAATTGGATGGTCATGAGGCGACTAAGATTAATTATTTCCCTTCCGAGGTGACTATTGAAGAAAATATCCATAAGCTTTCCCGTAAGAAAGAACTGGATCACATTATGCGATTAGAAGGAGAAGTTGAAAATAAAACAAGAGAATTAAGGGACCTTGTAAAACGAATTTCTTCCCCAATTATCCCAGTATTAGAAGGAATTGCTGTCGTTCCGTTAATTGGAAAATATGATGAAGAACGATCCGAAGAGCTTGTAACAAAGACGCTCGAAAATCTCCCAACCTACCGATCCAGCTACCTCATCCTAGATTTGACAGGTTTAGATCAGGACACTGGTGACCTTACAGCTAGTTTAATTGGAAAGCTCGGTGTGGCTGCTTCGTTAATAGGAACGGAAACGATACTAGTTGGTATATCTCCTCATTTAAGTCAAGTGATAGCGAAGTTGGAACATAACTTTTCTGAATTCAACTGCTTCCAAACCTTGCAGCACGGGATTCATTTTGCGTTGGCGCAAATGGGAAGAAAAATCATCTAA
- a CDS encoding sugar efflux transporter translates to MFGKMMGSVKGRTALVWRIPTFPILLLLNFMFGLATSLFIPFSSLFGIDEVGMSNLSYGIFMTTMAIGGVVISTYIGKLSDRNVSRKLILIVSSVAAIAGYMGFAYIRNYILLALVGFFLLGIASATMPQLWAHAREVLEQSDVPKKEIPYVMNVFRMFTALAWTVGPAFAGWVLVAMDFKGLFMLVSIGFLLCIFAIIFFLKDEPKKVDMTGKQVVLGKFMLKPHIFANILAMFLLHAATTINMQNIPQFVTKTLGGTEAHVGVIFSVPPVFEVPLMIMFGIMATRWDLGKLIKLGFLFSFAYFFLIWNVTEPWQIYPLQVLSAANVAITAGLAVTYFQNFLPKEPGTATTLYMNAQKIGSTLGFLLFGYFSSLFEYQNVFIICILFTGIGFFILLFFGSERKQSKKLHVAES, encoded by the coding sequence GTGTTTGGAAAAATGATGGGTTCCGTGAAAGGCCGTACGGCATTAGTGTGGAGAATTCCAACTTTCCCCATTCTGCTCTTGTTGAATTTTATGTTCGGGTTGGCAACATCTTTATTCATTCCGTTTTCTTCCTTATTCGGCATTGATGAAGTAGGAATGAGCAATTTATCCTACGGAATTTTTATGACGACAATGGCGATAGGCGGAGTAGTGATTAGTACATATATTGGAAAGCTCTCGGATCGAAATGTGAGTCGTAAGCTGATTCTTATTGTGTCATCTGTTGCGGCTATTGCTGGTTATATGGGGTTTGCATACATTCGAAACTATATCTTACTTGCATTAGTAGGCTTTTTTCTATTAGGAATAGCCTCTGCTACGATGCCACAACTTTGGGCGCATGCTCGGGAAGTTTTAGAGCAATCAGACGTTCCCAAAAAAGAAATTCCTTATGTAATGAATGTATTTCGAATGTTTACTGCTTTAGCATGGACCGTTGGCCCAGCTTTTGCGGGTTGGGTATTAGTGGCTATGGATTTTAAAGGATTATTTATGCTTGTATCTATTGGGTTCTTGCTATGTATTTTTGCCATTATCTTTTTCTTGAAGGATGAGCCTAAAAAGGTGGATATGACTGGCAAGCAGGTTGTATTGGGAAAATTCATGCTGAAGCCACATATATTTGCGAATATTCTAGCCATGTTTTTGCTACATGCAGCCACGACGATTAATATGCAAAACATACCGCAATTCGTTACGAAAACGCTGGGTGGAACAGAAGCACATGTTGGTGTAATCTTTAGCGTCCCACCCGTTTTTGAGGTGCCACTTATGATCATGTTTGGTATCATGGCGACAAGATGGGACTTAGGAAAGCTCATTAAGCTTGGTTTTTTATTTTCCTTTGCTTATTTTTTCTTGATTTGGAACGTAACAGAACCGTGGCAGATCTACCCGTTGCAAGTACTTAGTGCGGCAAATGTAGCGATTACGGCAGGGTTGGCCGTTACGTATTTTCAAAACTTTTTGCCGAAGGAGCCGGGCACGGCCACGACACTGTATATGAACGCACAAAAGATTGGATCCACACTAGGCTTTTTATTATTTGGGTATTTTTCAAGCCTGTTTGAATATCAAAATGTGTTTATTATCTGTATTTTATTTACAGGGATTGGATTCTTCATTTTGTTGTTCTTTGGAAGTGAGCGAAAACAGAGTAAGAAATTACATGTAGCAGAATCATAA
- a CDS encoding BsuPI-related putative proteinase inhibitor, with amino-acid sequence MKKILVLFGIIVFLSACGTTNADPGLDEEQPQQPSPIVEDDNESEDQNNGGIVAGEVEAKLQEVAPMQYVYTVKNQTEKTVKLEFTSSQRYDFSVETKEGKQVYLYSSTASFLQALGEETMEPAGELTYTLDLNQIDLSPGEYVLTAWMTPKEGEKYKISTEFTME; translated from the coding sequence ATGAAAAAAATCCTAGTGCTATTCGGAATAATCGTATTCTTGTCAGCTTGTGGAACAACGAATGCAGATCCTGGTCTCGATGAAGAACAACCACAACAACCATCGCCAATAGTAGAAGATGACAATGAATCGGAGGATCAAAATAACGGAGGCATTGTAGCAGGGGAGGTCGAAGCTAAATTGCAAGAAGTAGCTCCTATGCAATACGTGTACACCGTAAAAAACCAAACTGAAAAAACAGTGAAATTAGAATTTACAAGCTCGCAGCGCTATGATTTTTCTGTGGAGACGAAAGAAGGAAAACAAGTATATCTATACTCTAGTACAGCCTCCTTCTTACAAGCCCTTGGAGAAGAAACAATGGAACCAGCTGGCGAATTAACATACACCTTAGACTTAAATCAAATCGACTTATCTCCGGGTGAATATGTATTGACAGCTTGGATGACTCCTAAAGAAGGAGAAAAATATAAGATTTCCACAGAATTTACGATGGAGTAA
- a CDS encoding NAD(P)H-dependent oxidoreductase, translating into MKILVIIAHPTMDDSRINAYLKKVVEQEASVTVHDLYSTYPNEDIDVGQEQQLLEKHDRIIFQYPNYWYSYTPLLKKWFDKVLESGWAFKGSRALKGKEKNLELL; encoded by the coding sequence ATGAAGATATTAGTGATCATTGCGCACCCAACCATGGATGATTCACGAATCAATGCTTACTTGAAGAAGGTTGTGGAACAGGAAGCATCGGTTACTGTTCATGATTTATACAGCACATACCCGAACGAGGATATTGATGTAGGTCAGGAGCAACAACTACTAGAGAAGCATGATAGGATTATTTTTCAGTATCCTAATTATTGGTATAGCTATACGCCGCTTCTTAAAAAGTGGTTTGATAAGGTGTTGGAAAGCGGATGGGCCTTTAAAGGAAGTCGTGCTTTAAAAGGAAAGGAAAAGAATTTGGAATTGCTTTAA
- a CDS encoding NADPH-dependent FMN reductase family protein, giving the protein MALSSAFKEEDYRFDGIHRHSIDQILAPFHATCNFIRVKSLPAFHTFEENVITEEALIQQGERYLRYVNGSYEFHYFVD; this is encoded by the coding sequence ATTGCTTTAAGCTCAGCCTTCAAGGAAGAGGATTATCGATTTGATGGAATTCACCGCCATTCTATTGATCAAATTTTGGCACCTTTCCATGCCACCTGTAATTTTATTCGTGTGAAATCCTTGCCTGCCTTTCATACCTTTGAGGAAAATGTTATCACTGAGGAAGCCTTAATCCAACAAGGGGAAAGATACTTACGGTATGTAAACGGTTCCTATGAATTCCATTATTTTGTAGATTAG
- the gap gene encoding type I glyceraldehyde-3-phosphate dehydrogenase: MISGIGISGMGRIGRLLIRNIMSDCKMKDELKAINSTYPAETIAHLLKYDSVHGTWDAEIRATENTLIINESVIQVAYSREPERIPWKTFGVDLVIDSTGKFNHRTGASRHLEAGASTVLITAPGTDMDQTIVMGVNQHDFDPDRDAFLSAASCTTNCVVPILKVIDDAFSIKRGWVTTVHAFTSDQNHLDNPHKDLRRARACTQSIIPTTTGIGKALMGVLPHLSTKMEGTAIRVPTQDVSLVDLTIELYEETSIEEVKKKFEEAANGSLFGIIDWTETPLVSSDYIGCQKSAVIDGPSVKVVGNHLKILAWYDNEWAYATRVIELANYVQKERRENGKLRKSS, translated from the coding sequence ATGATTAGTGGAATTGGAATAAGCGGGATGGGAAGAATCGGCAGGTTATTAATTCGCAACATAATGTCAGATTGCAAAATGAAGGATGAGCTGAAAGCGATTAATAGCACGTACCCGGCCGAGACGATTGCTCATTTATTAAAATATGACTCCGTTCATGGAACGTGGGATGCAGAAATACGTGCAACAGAAAATACGCTCATTATTAATGAAAGCGTTATACAAGTGGCATATTCGCGTGAGCCGGAACGAATACCATGGAAAACATTTGGCGTGGACCTAGTCATTGATTCGACGGGTAAATTTAATCATCGTACTGGCGCTTCAAGACATTTGGAAGCGGGTGCTTCAACGGTACTTATTACAGCACCTGGAACGGATATGGATCAAACCATAGTAATGGGAGTAAATCAGCATGATTTTGATCCAGATAGGGATGCATTCCTATCCGCAGCTTCTTGTACGACTAATTGTGTCGTGCCAATCTTGAAAGTTATCGATGATGCATTTTCTATCAAGAGAGGGTGGGTGACAACAGTTCATGCCTTTACATCTGATCAAAATCATCTAGATAATCCACATAAGGATTTACGAAGAGCACGTGCATGTACACAATCCATTATTCCAACGACAACGGGAATTGGTAAGGCATTGATGGGTGTGCTGCCACATCTATCAACGAAAATGGAAGGGACCGCCATCCGAGTTCCAACTCAAGATGTTTCCTTGGTGGATTTAACGATTGAGCTATATGAAGAAACTTCAATAGAAGAAGTGAAAAAGAAATTTGAAGAAGCTGCAAACGGTAGTCTTTTTGGAATTATAGATTGGACGGAAACTCCTCTCGTTTCTTCTGATTATATAGGATGTCAGAAATCAGCGGTCATTGACGGTCCCTCAGTCAAAGTTGTAGGAAACCATCTGAAAATTTTAGCTTGGTATGACAACGAATGGGCGTATGCAACCAGGGTTATAGAGCTCGCCAACTACGTACAAAAGGAGAGAAGAGAAAATGGCAAACTACGAAAATCTTCCTAA
- a CDS encoding GapA-binding peptide SR1P, with amino-acid sequence MGVIVCSHCGCEIETFQTNKVTIFYSNCENNVCCHSIERDEAVEFG; translated from the coding sequence ATGGGTGTTATCGTGTGTAGCCATTGCGGCTGCGAAATCGAAACGTTTCAGACGAATAAAGTGACCATTTTTTACTCAAACTGCGAGAATAATGTATGTTGCCATTCGATAGAAAGGGATGAAGCGGTTGAATTCGGTTAA
- the pckA gene encoding phosphoenolpyruvate carboxykinase (ATP) gives MKRLNSVNLLASRMNLNSHLVHDNLSVSELVEASIKRKEGMLTESGAFLTATGKFTGRSPKDRFIVKDDQTEKHVSWGNVNQSISKYHFEALYDKALAYMENKELFVFDGQAGADNRHSLPIRVINEYAWHNLFARQLFIRKKETGIEPDFTVICLPGLQADPAVDGTNSETFITISFEKKVVLIGGTAYAGEMKKSIFSVLNYLLPFKGVFPMHCSANVGKEKGDVALFFGLSGTGKTTLSADESRKLIGDDEHGWSEQGVFNIEGGCYAKCIGLSKEKEPQIWNAIKFGTVLENVAVDTNTKQLDFDNGTLTENTRAAYPLEHIPDVLTPSYAAHPNTIVFLTADAFGVLPPIAKLSKEQAMYHFLSGYTSKLAGTERGVTEPEATFSTCFGEPFLPLDPSVYASMLGQKLEEHNVDVFLVNTGWTSGPYGIGKRIPLSFTRAMVTAAINGDLKECTYRTDEIFGLSVPTSINGIPDKLLNPRETWKNPKKYDQKAKELAGRFQKNFSRFSDVSKTIRQAGPKING, from the coding sequence ATGAAGCGGTTGAATTCGGTTAACTTGCTAGCCTCACGTATGAATTTAAACTCACACCTTGTGCATGATAATCTATCCGTTTCGGAGTTGGTTGAAGCCTCCATCAAACGAAAGGAAGGGATGCTAACAGAGTCAGGTGCTTTTCTCACCGCTACAGGTAAGTTCACAGGGCGTTCTCCAAAAGATCGATTTATCGTAAAGGATGATCAGACAGAAAAGCATGTTTCCTGGGGGAACGTGAATCAATCTATTTCGAAGTATCACTTCGAAGCCTTATATGATAAGGCACTAGCCTATATGGAGAACAAAGAACTTTTTGTTTTCGATGGTCAAGCGGGTGCAGACAATAGACACTCTTTGCCAATACGTGTCATTAACGAATATGCATGGCACAATTTGTTTGCTCGGCAATTGTTTATTCGAAAAAAAGAAACCGGGATAGAACCGGATTTTACGGTTATTTGTTTACCTGGTTTGCAAGCAGATCCAGCGGTAGACGGAACGAACTCCGAGACGTTTATAACCATTTCCTTTGAGAAAAAGGTGGTGTTAATAGGGGGGACCGCCTATGCTGGTGAAATGAAAAAGTCTATCTTCAGTGTTCTTAATTACCTTCTTCCTTTTAAAGGTGTCTTCCCGATGCATTGTTCAGCCAATGTGGGAAAGGAAAAGGGTGACGTTGCTCTATTCTTCGGTTTGTCTGGTACAGGGAAAACCACTCTGTCCGCAGATGAAAGCCGCAAGCTGATTGGCGACGATGAACACGGTTGGTCGGAGCAGGGTGTTTTTAATATAGAAGGTGGATGCTACGCCAAATGCATCGGATTGAGCAAAGAAAAAGAACCGCAAATTTGGAATGCCATTAAGTTTGGTACGGTACTAGAAAATGTAGCAGTTGATACAAATACAAAGCAGCTCGATTTTGATAATGGTACATTAACTGAAAATACGCGGGCTGCTTACCCACTAGAACACATTCCCGATGTTTTAACACCTAGTTATGCTGCACATCCTAATACAATTGTTTTCCTAACGGCTGATGCTTTCGGTGTTTTACCACCTATCGCCAAATTATCGAAAGAGCAAGCGATGTATCATTTCCTATCAGGGTACACGTCTAAGCTGGCAGGGACTGAACGAGGGGTAACAGAGCCTGAGGCGACATTTTCTACTTGTTTTGGAGAACCTTTTTTACCACTTGATCCATCTGTCTATGCGAGCATGTTGGGACAGAAACTGGAGGAGCATAATGTGGATGTTTTCCTTGTTAATACTGGTTGGACTAGTGGACCGTACGGCATTGGGAAACGAATCCCTTTATCTTTTACACGGGCGATGGTGACAGCTGCTATTAATGGGGATTTGAAGGAGTGTACCTACCGGACAGATGAGATATTTGGATTATCCGTCCCGACCTCCATCAATGGTATTCCGGATAAGCTGTTGAATCCGAGAGAGACGTGGAAAAATCCAAAAAAATACGATCAAAAAGCAAAAGAACTAGCGGGTCGATTCCAAAAGAACTTTTCCCGTTTTTCGGATGTGAGTAAAACGATTCGCCAAGCAGGTCCAAAAATAAACGGATAA
- a CDS encoding helix-turn-helix transcriptional regulator, whose translation MIEFSARQLEIVDIVQKNEPITAEQIAEMLGVSKAALRSDLAVLAMTGYIDAKPKVGYFRGSSVKRDGVSSQLNKLLIKDIQGVPVIVQETTTVHDAVIQLFLENVGTLMVVDSEGYLEGIVSRKDLLKVTLGNPNASTMPVNLVMTRQPNVVTASPDDTVLEAARKMVHFQVDSLPVVQGDDKSKLLVTGRITKTNMTQVLVDLAMEV comes from the coding sequence ATGATTGAGTTTTCGGCTAGACAATTAGAAATCGTAGATATCGTACAAAAAAATGAACCAATCACGGCGGAGCAAATTGCGGAAATGCTTGGGGTTAGTAAAGCAGCCCTGCGCTCTGACTTAGCTGTATTAGCCATGACGGGCTATATTGATGCTAAACCTAAGGTTGGATATTTTCGGGGGAGTAGCGTCAAGCGAGATGGAGTAAGTAGCCAGTTGAATAAGCTACTTATTAAGGATATTCAAGGGGTACCCGTTATTGTGCAAGAAACAACAACGGTGCATGATGCGGTTATCCAACTTTTCCTTGAAAATGTAGGCACACTCATGGTAGTGGATAGCGAGGGTTATCTAGAAGGAATTGTGTCACGCAAGGATCTATTAAAAGTGACTTTAGGAAACCCAAATGCTTCTACCATGCCCGTTAATCTCGTAATGACAAGGCAACCGAACGTCGTGACGGCATCACCCGACGACACAGTTTTAGAAGCAGCAAGAAAAATGGTTCACTTTCAAGTCGATAGCCTTCCTGTCGTGCAAGGTGACGATAAGAGTAAATTGCTAGTCACAGGTCGAATTACGAAAACCAATATGACGCAAGTACTAGTTGATTTAGCAATGGAAGTCTAA
- a CDS encoding pyruvate, water dikinase regulatory protein: MTNKDRIIYVCSDAVGETAEAVARATMRQFSNERIQIRRYGHIETEEQIQSLMEQVAKSGGIMAYTLVQPELREKMKQEAIEKDVKAIDVMGPLMQAYVDTYNSAPKQLPGLRHELDEEYFRRIEAIEFAVKYDDGRDARGFLKAQVVLVGVSRTSKTPLSIFLAHKGIKVANLPILPDVKPPKELYQATKPLIIGLTMDLDHLLKIRKERLKAIGLPDHAKYASEEQILKELEQSKKIMEELNCKVINVSNKSIEETAGIIMTYLDKRFEDQSQ, translated from the coding sequence ATGACAAACAAGGATCGAATCATTTATGTATGTTCAGATGCCGTAGGGGAAACAGCGGAAGCGGTCGCACGCGCAACCATGCGACAGTTTTCTAATGAAAGAATTCAAATTAGAAGATATGGTCATATTGAGACAGAAGAACAAATTCAGTCGTTGATGGAGCAGGTCGCAAAGTCTGGGGGGATTATGGCCTATACGCTCGTACAGCCTGAATTAAGAGAGAAAATGAAACAGGAAGCGATTGAAAAAGATGTGAAAGCAATAGATGTCATGGGCCCACTTATGCAAGCCTATGTGGACACGTATAATAGTGCACCGAAACAGTTACCTGGATTACGCCATGAACTGGATGAAGAATACTTCCGCAGAATCGAGGCCATTGAATTTGCTGTAAAGTATGATGACGGCAGGGATGCGCGAGGATTTTTAAAAGCGCAGGTCGTCCTTGTTGGTGTTTCAAGAACATCCAAGACGCCACTTAGTATTTTCCTGGCGCATAAAGGGATAAAGGTGGCTAATCTTCCTATTTTGCCGGATGTGAAACCTCCAAAAGAACTCTATCAAGCTACGAAACCATTAATTATAGGGTTAACGATGGATCTGGATCATTTGTTGAAGATTCGTAAAGAACGATTAAAAGCAATCGGCCTACCGGATCATGCCAAGTACGCTTCGGAAGAGCAAATTTTAAAAGAGCTGGAGCAATCCAAAAAGATCATGGAAGAGTTAAACTGTAAGGTTATTAACGTGTCTAACAAATCTATTGAAGAAACTGCTGGAATTATTATGACCTATTTAGATAAACGATTTGAAGACCAATCGCAGTAA